GCAATGGAGGAATTAGGAATCATCCCACAGGAAGAATTACCACATAAACAGATTGAAAAGTTGGCTACAAAGTCTGTCAATGGATCTGCCAACATAAGCTCAAGCAACAACGTCAATAGTGATATTTACCTCACGttaaagaaattggaaaaagaCTTAGAGCTAATTTTACTTCAAGAGGATTACATCAAAGATGAACAAAGATATTTAAAGAGAGAACTGGTGAGAGCACAGGAAGAGGTGAAGAAAATTCAGTCTGTTCCGTTGGTTATTGGACAATTTCTCGAACCAATTGATCAAACTACCGgtattgtttcttcaacGACAGGCTCCAACTACGTTGTCAGGATTTTGTCCACTCTAGATAGAGAGTTGCTTAAACCAAACGCATCAGTCGCATTGCATCGCCATTCAAATGCTCTTGTTGATATTCTCCCTCCTGAAGCtgattcttcaatctcCATTGTTGGAGAAAACGAAAAACCAGATGTCACATACAATGACGTTGGTGGTTTAGACATGCAAAAGCAGGAAATAAGAGAGGCAGTTGAATTGCCCTTGGTTCAAGCTGATCTATATAAGCAAATTGGTATTGATCCACCAAGAGGTGTTTTACTTTATGGTCCTCCCGGTACAGGTAAAACTATGTTGGTCAAAGCAGTGGCAAACAGCTCTTCGGCATCATTTATCAGAATGAATGGTTCTGAGTTTGTTCAAAAGTATCTTGGTGAAGGTCCAAGGATGGTAAGGGATGTTTTCAGACTAGCACGTGAAAATGCACCGTCGattgttttcattgacGAAGTTGATTCGATTGCCACTAAAAGATTCGACGCACAAACTGGTGCTGATAGGGAGGTTCAAAGAATCTTAATTGAGTTGTTGACACAAATGGACGGATTCGATCAAGAGACTAACGTGAAGGTTATTATGGCAACTAATAGAGCAGACACATTGGATCCAGCACTTTTGAGACCCGGTAGATTAGATCGTAAAATTGAGTTCCCGAACTTAAAAGACAGGAGAGAAAGACGGATGATTTTTAGTACTATTGCATCAAAAATGTCGCTTGCACCTGAAGCCGATTTAGATTCTTTGATCATGAGAAACGATCCTTTGAGTGGTGCAATCATTGCAGCCATCATGCAAGATGCAGGTTTACGTGCAGTTAGAAAAAACAGATATATGATTATACAGAGTGACTTGGAAGAAGCATATAGTGCCCAGGTTAAGACTGGAAGTGAAGTGgataaatttgatttctatAAATAGGTTTACTACCTTTGAATACTATAATAATTTGTATATTCCAATACCAGGACGTAATGTATCAATACCGAACTTATGAAACTCAAAATGATCCAAATCTAGATGCCAAAAGGATTCCCAAATGGTAATATATGGTCTATCGATGTGTAACATGGCATTCTTTGGAGCAACTAAATAAACCTCTCCACACTGGAACAGTTTTTCATTTACTTGTAAAACGATTTCTGAGTCTACACCCATCATATTGACAAAGTAGTCACTGCAGGCATCAGGTATCTgaatcaaatcatcatcagattTAGATATGTATTCAAAGTTTTGGGACAGTGATAGCATCCACGTAGGAGCAGGATAAGTCCTCCAATATAAGACAGAAGACCCGCCATTCTCAGGGAGGATACTGTTGAGTTCAACTAACGATGGTACAATACCAGCCTGATGGAATAATCCATAAATTAGCGACATTACTGCAGTGTATATTATCCATAATGGTAGTACcaacttttgaaacttttcCAACCGTGGCTGTTGAGAAGTAGAAAAGCTGgtcaatgatgataataaaGGTACAGATGGTAAAAGAAACCTCAATTCTTGGTGTGGAAAAATAGACAAAATAGAAAACCCTGAAACAACAGACAGAAATGATATAGTACGAATATAATTTGTGTTGAATGggaatattgaaaaaatcaatggaCCAACAATTTGTGGATAATTAACAAGGATATGGGTAAACCGTGAATGCAGCCCGTGATGAGCTAGATTTGATGTCTTCATGTTATAAATTAAGTTATTTAGTGGAGCTATTGTCCACGATGGTGAGTCGTAGTAttttttgtcaatgaaTATTATTAGCATTGAGGTCAAAATGAATGATACAATGGGAACTAACGAACGTTTCGGGCGATAGAcgaaaaactcaaaaagataaaatGATGGTATTAGTATCCATGCACCAAATGTTATCCTATTAAATGTTCCAAATGATATTAACGTCCCTAGAATTGCCAATTTTGTTAATGAGTAATTGGTTCCTTGTTGCTCAAGGAAAAATCTTATATCGTTAATCAAATACAGCGTCAAAAGCAAAAGTAAGGTCTCCAAAGAGTTTGATAAGGTGTGCGATTGATGTACCAGCGTCAAATAAGAAGTTGTTGTAAAGAGCAAAGATTTTATTCTTTCATGCTTGGATGGTATCAATCGATAGAGGCACCAATCAGTGATTATCCATGACAATGTAGTCATTTGGATTCTACTGAGCATGTATATTTGGATTGGTTCAAACCCCAGCTTGTTTCCCAACCATATAGAGGGATAGTGTGTTATCAGTAGGGGGACAACTGACCTATTGATATTAGATGCATCTTGCACTTCCCAAGGTAGATTGTCGTTGTACAAGATCTGGAACgattgaaaaaattcatctGGATGGATATATGACGGCTGCGTTGCAAAATAGAATTTTGCAACTAGAGACGCAAACAGCAGTGTACGCCATGTTCCGGTCATTGCTATTAATATATTCCACTCAGACTGGTTTTAAATAACATCAATCTAAAGGATGACCTTTGATAAGCTGGAATAatgaaaacagaaaaaaaaaaacttcaGCGTAGAGAATTATCAATGCTCGTACAGTAATTTGCGAAATTCAATAAGGAGATACACCCGAATATACCTTCACGTATTAGCTGCTAAAGAAGACATTTCTTAGAGgtttgaaaaggaaaagaattttttt
The Pichia kudriavzevii chromosome 2, complete sequence DNA segment above includes these coding regions:
- a CDS encoding uncharacterized protein (PKUD0B05490; similar to Saccharomyces cerevisiae YOR149C (SMP3); ancestral locus Anc_5.487), whose amino-acid sequence is MTGTWRTLLFASLVAKFYFATQPSYIHPDEFFQSFQILYNDNLPWEVQDASNINRSVVPLLITHYPSIWLGNKLGFEPIQIYMLSRIQMTTLSWIITDWCLYRLIPSKHERIKSLLFTTTSYLTLVHQSHTLSNSLETLLLLLTLYLINDIRFFLEQQGTNYSLTKLAILGTLISFGTFNRITFGAWILIPSFYLFEFFVYRPKRSLVPIVSFILTSMLIIFIDKKYYDSPSWTIAPLNNLIYNMKTSNLAHHGLHSRFTHILVNYPQIVGPLIFSIFPFNTNYIRTISFLSVVSGFSILSIFPHQELRFLLPSVPLLSSLTSFSTSQQPRLEKFQKLVLPLWIIYTAVMSLIYGLFHQAGIVPSLVELNSILPENGGSSVLYWRTYPAPTWMLSLSQNFEYISKSDDDLIQIPDACSDYFVNMMGVDSEIVLQVNEKLFQCGEVYLVAPKNAMLHIDRPYITIWESFWHLDLDHFEFHKFGIDTLRPGIGIYKLL
- a CDS encoding uncharacterized protein (PKUD0B05480; similar to Saccharomyces cerevisiae YDR394W (RPT3); ancestral locus Anc_5.486), whose product is MEELGIIPQEELPHKQIEKLATKSVNGSANISSSNNVNSDIYLTLKKLEKDLELILLQEDYIKDEQRYLKRELVRAQEEVKKIQSVPLVIGQFLEPIDQTTGIVSSTTGSNYVVRILSTLDRELLKPNASVALHRHSNALVDILPPEADSSISIVGENEKPDVTYNDVGGLDMQKQEIREAVELPLVQADLYKQIGIDPPRGVLLYGPPGTGKTMLVKAVANSSSASFIRMNGSEFVQKYLGEGPRMVRDVFRLARENAPSIVFIDEVDSIATKRFDAQTGADREVQRILIELLTQMDGFDQETNVKVIMATNRADTLDPALLRPGRLDRKIEFPNLKDRRERRMIFSTIASKMSLAPEADLDSLIMRNDPLSGAIIAAIMQDAGLRAVRKNRYMIIQSDLEEAYSAQVKTGSEVDKFDFYK